The Fervidicoccaceae archaeon genome contains the following window.
AACGTTGGCGTCGTTCCACCTCCTCGCGCCTTCAGCCGTCTTGGCGTCGAAGCAGAGAGCGGCTCGGACCCCTCTGACTTTGTTGGCCGCTATCGAGACACCCGTGCCGGTATAGCATACGACCACTCCGAAGGCGACCTCTCCCCCGCTGACGAGCTTCCCGACTTCGTACCCGACCAGAGGCCAGGGCTCCGGCTTCCCTGTCTTCAGGCTGCCCACGGGGATCACCTCGAACCCCTTAGAGGCGAGGTACTCCGCCACGAACTTGACCACGCCGTAATTGTCGTCGGATCCTACCGCGGCGCGCGC
Protein-coding sequences here:
- a CDS encoding RpiB/LacA/LacB family sugar-phosphate isomerase, whose product is MSGRIARAAVGSDDNYGVVKFVAEYLASKGFEVIPVGSLKTGKPEPWPLVGYEVGKLVSGGEVAFGVVVCYTGTGVSIAANKVRGVRAALCFDAKTAEGARRWNDANVLALSARLLSQELAKEIIDAWLSVERPDESESENIRVIASLEEAESAGARRAARRARRKRSE